Proteins encoded by one window of Prosthecobacter vanneervenii:
- a CDS encoding acyltransferase family protein: MDSKATGPVSFHIPSLDGLRSVAILIVFLSHAGLSHVVPGLFGVTIFFFLSGYLITTLLRMECERTGGVNLRQFFLRRTLRILPPFYLVLFLIALLCASGVLPGGSHIQAFTAQALFAANYWEIHGGFQPPGTEVLWSLAVEEHFYLVFPFFYLGMRRVLPDRSHQFALLLTLCAAVLVWRMLLVHQFSAIDLHSGSAHHPRTCHGTDTRLDGLLFGCALAVWGNPALDSTRIRRSHWLFVLLPACVALLLASFLIRSVPFRETWRYTVQGLALMPVFICVIRFHDSPLLRFLNWSWVSRLGVFSYAFYLTHSLLLALMEECLPDSMHLSHLQLMMLRGMAAFALSLASSWIIHHGVERPFLRLRRRLGGAAPTVQHKQSSGLALNHA; the protein is encoded by the coding sequence ATGGATTCTAAAGCAACTGGTCCGGTTTCATTTCACATCCCTTCTTTGGATGGTCTACGATCTGTGGCCATCCTTATCGTCTTTCTCAGTCATGCCGGCCTGTCTCATGTAGTGCCTGGTTTGTTTGGGGTGACCATTTTCTTCTTTCTCAGCGGCTACCTTATCACCACGCTGCTGCGGATGGAATGCGAGCGCACGGGGGGCGTCAATCTTCGTCAGTTTTTTCTCCGGCGCACTCTGCGCATCCTGCCGCCCTTTTATCTCGTGCTCTTCCTCATAGCATTGCTCTGTGCATCAGGAGTCTTGCCCGGAGGATCTCACATTCAGGCCTTCACGGCCCAGGCTCTTTTCGCCGCTAACTACTGGGAGATTCATGGCGGTTTCCAGCCGCCTGGCACAGAGGTGCTGTGGTCCCTGGCAGTGGAGGAGCACTTCTACCTTGTCTTTCCTTTTTTCTATCTCGGTATGCGGCGTGTCCTTCCAGATCGGAGCCACCAGTTTGCCCTGCTGCTGACACTCTGCGCCGCAGTGCTCGTCTGGCGAATGCTGCTCGTGCATCAGTTTTCTGCCATCGACCTTCACTCAGGCTCAGCGCACCACCCCCGCACCTGCCATGGCACCGATACCCGTCTCGATGGCCTGCTCTTTGGCTGTGCGCTGGCGGTGTGGGGAAACCCGGCGCTCGACAGCACACGTATCCGCCGCAGTCACTGGCTCTTTGTTTTGCTGCCGGCATGCGTGGCCCTGCTGCTGGCTTCCTTCCTCATCCGCAGCGTCCCCTTCCGTGAGACTTGGCGCTACACGGTCCAGGGGCTGGCTCTCATGCCTGTGTTCATCTGCGTTATTCGCTTCCATGACAGCCCGCTCCTGCGGTTTTTAAACTGGAGCTGGGTCAGCAGGCTGGGTGTGTTCTCGTATGCATTCTATCTCACGCATTCACTGCTGCTGGCTTTGATGGAAGAATGCCTGCCAGACTCCATGCATCTCAGCCATCTTCAGCTGATGATGCTCCGCGGCATGGCGGCCTTTGCACTTAGCCTGGCCTCTTCATGGATCATTCATCATGGGGTCGAACGCCCCTTCCTGCGGTTGAGACGACGTCTCGGTGGCGCTGCGCCGACAGTTCAACATAAGCAATCATCAGGATTGGCTTTGAATCACGCTTAG
- a CDS encoding response regulator, which produces MNTSRPFIRVACVEDDPLFQALLKKVLVPQKGFDLVNVFNNAEQALATIMETRPDVVLLDLKLPGKTGIDFLHMVESHMPATAFVMLTGDDTPQQVFAALKAGACGYVLKTAPLDHLLEAVRTAAVGGSPLSPTISRVVISAFQTKLSAQPPRIPGITHRENELLSLFVKGLSAKEAAYEMGISYETVRDYLKTIYQKLKVRSRTEAVLKYVKNQQGPVLAF; this is translated from the coding sequence ATGAATACCTCACGCCCTTTCATTCGTGTCGCTTGCGTCGAAGATGACCCCTTGTTTCAGGCGTTGTTAAAAAAAGTGCTGGTTCCTCAGAAGGGCTTTGATCTGGTGAATGTATTTAACAATGCTGAACAAGCATTGGCTACTATCATGGAGACACGACCGGACGTCGTGCTTCTTGATCTCAAGCTTCCAGGAAAGACAGGCATCGACTTCCTGCACATGGTCGAGTCTCATATGCCCGCGACCGCCTTTGTCATGCTCACTGGGGATGACACTCCGCAGCAGGTGTTCGCCGCGCTCAAGGCAGGAGCCTGCGGTTACGTCTTGAAGACTGCTCCTCTTGATCATCTGCTGGAGGCGGTTCGCACGGCCGCAGTAGGTGGCAGCCCGCTGAGCCCCACCATCTCTCGTGTCGTCATCTCGGCCTTCCAAACCAAGCTGTCCGCCCAGCCCCCGCGTATTCCCGGCATCACCCATCGTGAGAATGAACTCCTGAGTCTGTTCGTCAAAGGCCTCAGCGCCAAGGAAGCCGCCTATGAGATGGGCATCAGCTATGAAACCGTCCGGGACTATCTCAAGACGATCTACCAAAAGCTCAAGGTGAGGTCTCGCACAGAGGCGGTGCTTAAATACGTCAAAAATCAGCAGGGCCCCGTGCTCGCTTTCTGA
- a CDS encoding O-antigen ligase family protein, with translation MKDLIKIIFALLLYGGLAPLLGVVLASRRTWQRGLFGLMIFMPTLQPGRFTLMIDSIEKYRGHAKGYEISLIEVFAIALIIAVARSPRDPLVPVRKGLPPGSCLYAMWAVAGLMSVFNAWDASLAFMAFSRFGKATLIFVAAAMYLRDEKDLRAALTGLALSLVVQGWICMKMRYLEGYFQIKGWFEHQNPMSMWAYMTACVVFAAALHKEVKGRLLWLCLAAFGAAGLCVLLSVSRAALAAYAAGAGIVLGMAWLRGPGLRTALFSVMGMIGAVLVMMFAMDSLNSRLKEVKESKEKNAEDLRPVLNRQCKAMLNDYPLLGIGWNNYGIANSRPRGAKYSAVLEEWDESRGFAIVDELYWANPLTESLYWLLLAENGWTGWTLFLLFEAATLWCAFRAWRYYDQSLMGYVAFGILVALSICYLHGTVERILTQTKNLSHWLMLAGMVSGMEMNRRAAVRVRKQPRAR, from the coding sequence TTGAAAGACCTGATCAAAATCATCTTTGCGCTCCTGCTATATGGAGGGCTGGCACCGCTGCTTGGAGTGGTGCTGGCATCTCGACGTACCTGGCAGCGGGGACTCTTCGGGCTGATGATTTTCATGCCGACGCTGCAACCTGGAAGATTCACGCTGATGATCGACAGCATTGAAAAATACCGGGGGCATGCCAAGGGCTATGAAATCTCCCTGATCGAAGTGTTCGCGATCGCATTGATCATCGCTGTGGCGCGAAGTCCGCGTGATCCTTTGGTACCTGTGAGAAAAGGGCTGCCTCCTGGCTCGTGCCTTTATGCCATGTGGGCGGTGGCTGGGCTGATGTCTGTTTTTAATGCCTGGGACGCCTCGCTGGCTTTCATGGCTTTTTCCAGATTTGGCAAAGCCACGCTGATCTTTGTGGCCGCCGCCATGTATCTGCGGGATGAAAAGGATCTGCGTGCGGCACTTACAGGACTGGCGCTCAGTCTGGTGGTGCAGGGTTGGATCTGCATGAAGATGCGCTACCTGGAGGGCTATTTTCAGATCAAGGGGTGGTTTGAGCATCAGAATCCCATGTCCATGTGGGCCTACATGACAGCGTGCGTGGTATTTGCCGCCGCCTTGCACAAGGAGGTGAAAGGACGCCTGCTCTGGCTGTGCCTGGCGGCTTTTGGTGCAGCGGGGCTGTGCGTGCTGCTGTCTGTGTCCCGTGCGGCACTGGCAGCCTATGCGGCAGGCGCGGGTATCGTGCTGGGCATGGCGTGGCTGCGTGGTCCCGGGCTGCGAACAGCTCTGTTTTCCGTGATGGGAATGATCGGGGCTGTGCTGGTGATGATGTTTGCCATGGACTCGCTCAACTCACGCCTCAAGGAGGTCAAAGAGAGCAAGGAGAAGAACGCCGAGGACCTGCGTCCGGTGCTGAACCGCCAGTGCAAGGCCATGCTCAATGACTACCCGCTGCTGGGCATTGGCTGGAACAATTACGGCATCGCCAACAGCCGTCCGCGTGGAGCAAAATACAGTGCTGTGCTGGAGGAGTGGGATGAGAGCCGCGGCTTTGCCATCGTGGATGAGCTTTACTGGGCAAACCCTCTGACGGAGAGCTTGTACTGGCTGCTTCTGGCTGAGAACGGCTGGACGGGCTGGACACTCTTTCTGCTATTTGAAGCAGCCACGCTGTGGTGCGCTTTTCGAGCGTGGCGCTACTATGATCAAAGCCTGATGGGATATGTGGCCTTTGGCATTCTGGTGGCGCTCTCCATCTGCTATCTGCATGGCACGGTGGAACGCATCCTGACGCAAACAAAGAATCTCTCTCACTGGCTCATGCTTGCCGGCATGGTGTCCGGGATGGAGATGAACCGGCGGGCGGCAGTCCGAGTTCGCAAACAACCGCGTGCGAGGTGA
- a CDS encoding glycosyltransferase family 2 protein has protein sequence MSRPTIGVLIRFKNSAATLPRVLQRLHAQTVQPLFILGVDTGGTDGSAALIEQAGGRVISWTEPYHHARVLNYGLKNIHTDLVLVLSSHTTLDEDNAVERMLEAFADPRVACISAKWDDDPFYSDSITWDELRAKGLKFGSIYSNSMGMIRRSAWESVPFDETLITAEDYGWAIEQLRRGHVCRRLKLRFGYERSGHDRTYDFARLVFLFARRYQLRVAWLGVRGSIQQLLSSLLFHRRESSPPALHYDRLKAWALMRFTAASSFSGR, from the coding sequence ATGAGCCGTCCTACCATCGGTGTTCTCATCCGCTTCAAAAATTCCGCCGCCACACTGCCCCGAGTTTTGCAGCGGCTCCACGCTCAGACCGTCCAGCCTCTCTTCATCCTCGGCGTGGACACGGGCGGCACTGATGGCTCGGCGGCATTGATCGAGCAGGCAGGAGGCAGGGTCATTTCATGGACGGAGCCTTATCATCATGCACGTGTGCTTAACTATGGGCTGAAAAACATCCACACAGATCTCGTCCTCGTGCTCAGCTCACACACCACGCTGGATGAGGACAATGCCGTCGAGCGCATGCTCGAAGCTTTCGCTGACCCTCGCGTCGCCTGCATCAGCGCCAAGTGGGACGACGATCCCTTTTACAGCGACTCCATCACATGGGATGAACTACGTGCCAAGGGTCTCAAGTTCGGCTCCATCTACAGCAACAGCATGGGCATGATCCGCCGCAGCGCCTGGGAGTCCGTGCCGTTTGATGAAACATTAATCACAGCGGAAGACTACGGCTGGGCCATTGAGCAGCTGCGCCGCGGGCATGTCTGCAGGCGTCTTAAGCTGCGCTTCGGCTACGAACGCAGCGGCCATGACCGCACGTATGACTTTGCACGCCTCGTGTTCCTGTTTGCGCGCAGATATCAGCTTCGCGTGGCATGGCTCGGAGTGCGGGGCAGCATCCAGCAGCTGCTTTCCTCACTGTTGTTTCACCGGCGGGAGTCCTCCCCGCCGGCTTTGCACTATGACCGCCTCAAGGCCTGGGCCCTGATGCGCTTTACCGCCGCTTCTTCTTTTTCCGGCCGGTGA
- a CDS encoding DEAD/DEAH box helicase: protein MTTPRRTEHAPKKPSLFSRIKEGLKRVIGRGKKKDAPASAKGHSHAKDHHPATIHAHKRPHDDKPREHSPRPPREGRPPRDRGERPERDGRRSSSRGRDDKRPARGPREDKPVRENHAPVPPPPAPPVPEGPYPEAFEVLGLSPAVLAAIRESGYEKPTTIQEKSIPIILTGKDLVGASQTGTGKTAAFALPTLTRMGAPGKFRVLVLEPVRELAAQVVEQFEKYGKHTGLRVLLVHGGVGYEKQRKGLQQGVDIVVATPGRLLDFMQEGVADLRDVEVLILDEVDRMLDMGFLPDVRRIVEKTPTARQTLFFSATMPPQIKNLADFALKDPESVEVGIRASTAETVSHYMYPVASDQRMELLIAILKQTHFESVMIFTRTKVQADQIYGELKQLGEYKVAVMHSDIGQRDRERALQGFRSGEFEIIVATDLAARGLDVSSVTHVINYMVPEHSEDYVHRIGRTGRAQKEGDAFTLFAADELMNVASIERLISQKIERRKLEGFNYKYTTALDDEDRARAILTGRKKKKRR from the coding sequence GTGACCACCCCACGCAGAACCGAACACGCCCCGAAGAAACCCTCCCTTTTCAGCCGCATCAAGGAAGGCCTGAAACGCGTCATTGGCCGGGGTAAGAAGAAGGATGCTCCCGCGAGTGCCAAGGGGCACTCCCATGCCAAAGATCACCATCCCGCCACCATTCACGCGCACAAGCGCCCACATGACGACAAGCCCCGGGAGCACTCACCGCGCCCGCCGCGTGAAGGACGTCCGCCGCGCGACCGTGGGGAACGCCCTGAGCGTGATGGACGCCGCAGCTCCTCTCGTGGCCGGGATGACAAGCGCCCTGCGCGTGGTCCCCGCGAGGACAAGCCTGTGCGTGAAAATCACGCGCCAGTGCCCCCACCGCCCGCTCCGCCTGTGCCCGAAGGCCCCTATCCAGAGGCATTTGAGGTGCTGGGTCTATCTCCGGCCGTGCTGGCCGCCATCCGCGAATCGGGGTATGAAAAACCCACGACCATTCAGGAGAAATCCATCCCGATTATTCTCACCGGCAAGGATCTGGTGGGAGCTTCCCAGACCGGAACTGGCAAGACCGCTGCCTTTGCCCTGCCCACGCTCACTCGAATGGGTGCGCCAGGCAAGTTCCGCGTACTCGTGCTGGAACCCGTGCGCGAGCTGGCCGCCCAGGTGGTGGAGCAGTTTGAAAAATACGGCAAGCACACCGGCCTGCGAGTGCTCCTCGTCCATGGTGGCGTAGGCTACGAAAAGCAGCGCAAGGGACTCCAGCAGGGAGTGGACATCGTCGTGGCCACTCCAGGACGTCTGCTCGACTTTATGCAGGAAGGTGTGGCCGATCTACGCGATGTGGAGGTGCTGATCCTCGACGAGGTGGATCGCATGCTGGACATGGGCTTCCTGCCTGATGTGCGCCGTATCGTGGAAAAGACGCCGACGGCCCGCCAGACGCTGTTTTTCTCCGCCACGATGCCTCCGCAGATCAAGAACCTGGCGGATTTTGCCCTCAAGGATCCGGAGAGTGTGGAAGTGGGCATTCGTGCCTCCACCGCGGAAACCGTGAGCCACTACATGTACCCCGTGGCCAGCGACCAGCGCATGGAGCTGCTGATCGCCATCCTGAAGCAGACCCATTTCGAGAGCGTGATGATCTTCACCCGCACCAAGGTGCAGGCGGACCAGATCTATGGCGAACTGAAGCAGCTGGGAGAATACAAGGTGGCGGTGATGCACTCAGACATCGGGCAGCGTGACCGCGAGCGCGCCCTGCAGGGCTTCCGAAGCGGTGAGTTTGAAATCATCGTCGCAACTGACCTGGCAGCACGTGGTCTGGATGTCAGCAGCGTGACCCACGTGATCAACTACATGGTGCCAGAGCATTCCGAGGACTATGTGCACCGTATTGGACGCACCGGCCGTGCGCAGAAGGAAGGGGATGCCTTTACGCTCTTCGCCGCCGACGAGCTTATGAATGTGGCCTCCATCGAGCGTCTCATCAGTCAGAAGATCGAGCGTCGGAAGCTCGAAGGCTTCAACTACAAATACACCACCGCTCTAGACGACGAAGACCGCGCCCGCGCGATCCTCACCGGCCGGAAAAAGAAGAAGCGGCGGTAA
- a CDS encoding GNAT family N-acetyltransferase, with protein MDEAPLIIRPYQDQDLQQLRQITVASFGSVALEQMLEHKFGLWNSRDWKVRKASHIDDDVGLCPEGCFVAERGGEILGYITTRLDRVNERGRIPNIAVVESARGLGLGRRLIQHALDYMREEGMKIAQIETMASNAIGQHLYPSCGFEEVARQVHYAMKL; from the coding sequence ATGGACGAAGCCCCCCTTATTATCCGCCCTTATCAGGATCAAGACCTGCAGCAACTGCGCCAGATCACCGTGGCATCCTTTGGCAGCGTGGCTCTGGAGCAGATGCTGGAGCACAAATTTGGGCTCTGGAACAGCCGGGACTGGAAAGTCCGCAAAGCCAGCCATATCGACGATGACGTGGGCCTCTGCCCGGAAGGGTGCTTTGTGGCCGAGCGTGGGGGAGAGATCCTGGGCTACATCACCACCCGGCTGGACCGGGTCAATGAGCGGGGGCGGATTCCCAACATCGCCGTGGTGGAAAGTGCGCGCGGGCTGGGTCTGGGGCGGCGGCTGATCCAGCATGCGCTGGACTACATGAGGGAGGAGGGCATGAAGATAGCCCAGATCGAGACCATGGCCTCCAATGCCATCGGGCAGCACCTGTACCCGAGCTGTGGCTTTGAGGAGGTGGCCCGCCAGGTGCACTATGCGATGAAACTCTGA
- a CDS encoding L,D-transpeptidase gives MLLFSQSSSKSYSCLIKAAGALLLAGILSQCTSVPPKGDVVVSVKDQKLGIYDHGKLTKQYVISTSKFGLGDQQGSNRTPLGEHEIIAKIGKGLPAGAVLKSRRWNGEVLKPNAPGRDPIVSRILWLRGMEETNRNAFNRYIYIHGTTEENRLGKPASYGCVRMGMKDVVDLFDTVNVGAKVVITKGSLPPGEKEKPVSSELIADDGSPSLNAPSTTSSQPLEVGRVMASDAEKKRAEENEARSKAKTETDSTKPASKAKSSKSKADTKVAGRSSHKTKAKA, from the coding sequence ATGCTGCTTTTTAGCCAGAGTTCTAGTAAATCCTACAGCTGCCTGATCAAGGCTGCAGGGGCATTGCTACTGGCAGGAATTCTCAGCCAGTGCACCTCCGTCCCTCCCAAGGGAGATGTCGTCGTCAGCGTCAAAGACCAAAAGCTCGGCATCTACGACCATGGCAAGCTGACGAAGCAGTATGTCATCTCGACTTCCAAATTCGGACTCGGTGACCAACAAGGCAGCAACCGCACCCCGCTGGGCGAGCACGAGATCATCGCCAAAATCGGCAAAGGCCTCCCCGCAGGCGCAGTTCTGAAAAGCCGCCGCTGGAATGGCGAAGTCCTCAAGCCAAATGCCCCAGGCCGTGACCCGATCGTCTCGCGCATCCTCTGGTTGCGCGGCATGGAGGAGACCAATCGCAACGCTTTTAACCGCTACATCTACATCCACGGCACCACCGAGGAAAACCGCCTTGGCAAGCCCGCCAGCTACGGCTGCGTGCGCATGGGCATGAAAGATGTGGTAGACCTTTTCGATACGGTGAACGTAGGAGCCAAGGTCGTCATCACCAAAGGTTCACTCCCTCCAGGCGAGAAGGAAAAGCCGGTGTCCTCTGAATTGATCGCCGACGATGGTTCTCCTTCCCTAAACGCTCCTTCCACCACCTCCTCCCAACCACTTGAGGTGGGACGCGTCATGGCGAGTGATGCTGAAAAGAAGCGTGCCGAAGAAAATGAAGCCCGCTCTAAAGCGAAGACGGAAACGGACTCCACAAAGCCTGCCTCTAAGGCCAAGTCATCCAAGTCCAAGGCGGACACCAAAGTGGCTGGCCGCTCATCCCACAAGACCAAGGCCAAGGCTTAA
- a CDS encoding nitrilase-related carbon-nitrogen hydrolase, which produces MLEIDLCTFDPGVAASSPAAFAAAVADCVEASWDTGADLVLLPEFTWVGLEPLVEPQTLKRVSDVFWGEVLPALKSLLMRPGKAVVLGTVPFWDEERKELRNRAPILVEDRLLHQDKLHLTPWESDFAPGTELRLWEFAGLRFAVVICLDIEIPEISVKLRGAGVDVVLVPSATETVLGVERVDRCASARAVELGCVVGVCHLTGRAEAGLIDENVGRTAVYRPSQASFRDAPRWEESEIYENGIHKQRLVLDPRQLQIMRRMPQETNPSMLKTLPTFSLVDVGA; this is translated from the coding sequence ATGTTAGAAATAGACCTTTGCACGTTTGATCCCGGTGTGGCCGCCAGTTCGCCTGCGGCTTTTGCTGCTGCGGTGGCGGATTGTGTGGAAGCCTCTTGGGATACCGGGGCGGATCTGGTGCTGCTGCCGGAGTTTACCTGGGTGGGGCTGGAGCCGCTGGTGGAGCCGCAGACGCTCAAGCGTGTGTCCGATGTCTTTTGGGGTGAGGTGCTGCCTGCGCTCAAATCTCTGCTGATGCGCCCGGGCAAGGCGGTGGTGCTTGGCACGGTGCCCTTCTGGGACGAGGAACGGAAGGAACTGCGTAACAGGGCCCCGATTCTAGTGGAAGACCGCCTGCTGCATCAGGACAAGCTGCATCTGACTCCTTGGGAGTCGGATTTCGCTCCTGGGACAGAGCTGCGCTTGTGGGAGTTTGCGGGATTGCGTTTTGCTGTGGTGATCTGCCTGGACATCGAGATCCCGGAGATCAGCGTCAAGCTGCGTGGTGCAGGAGTGGATGTGGTGCTGGTGCCGAGCGCTACAGAAACGGTGCTGGGAGTGGAGCGGGTGGACCGCTGTGCCTCAGCTCGTGCCGTCGAGCTGGGCTGCGTGGTGGGGGTGTGCCATCTCACAGGCAGGGCAGAGGCCGGCCTCATCGATGAAAATGTGGGACGCACCGCCGTGTACCGGCCCTCGCAGGCTTCATTCCGCGATGCACCGCGCTGGGAGGAGAGCGAGATCTACGAAAACGGCATTCACAAGCAGCGGTTGGTGCTTGATCCTAGGCAGCTCCAGATCATGCGGCGTATGCCACAGGAGACCAATCCGTCCATGCTCAAAACTCTGCCGACTTTCTCGCTGGTGGATGTGGGAGCTTAA
- a CDS encoding FeoB-associated Cys-rich membrane protein: MNQDWQSIAAIAVVLVTAVLFIARSAKRRKKPGCGGSCGCGK, from the coding sequence ATGAACCAGGACTGGCAATCTATCGCCGCGATCGCTGTCGTTCTTGTCACGGCCGTGCTTTTCATCGCGCGCTCCGCCAAACGCCGGAAAAAGCCGGGATGCGGCGGGAGTTGCGGCTGCGGAAAATGA
- the feoB gene encoding ferrous iron transport protein B codes for MSQAKSEPPLIAIVGNPNSGKTTLFNLLTGLKQKVANYPGVTVERKIGECYSQHGKKLRLIDLPGAYSLNARSPDEAVLRDVLLGRREDTPRPDRVVCVVDSANLERNLYLVSQVLELGLPTILVLNMMDVAAQREWRIDAAKLSELLGVVVVQTQAVSGKGLIELKLALSREDLSLPKWQSASLPDGVRAALEQSRGPLCQTGAIHSRASLLEPLYLLSDQDPTHYGIADTQIRRIQELRSQMESSFPGWEDELVAERYRSIEQLCAQVLKRPDQEIETITTKIDRVLLHPVLGFVNLMLVLGLLFFLIFKVAEGPMGWIEAGFGWLGTYVEGLMSAGDLRDLIVNGVVPGVGGVVIFLPQILILFFFIGIMEDTGYMSRLAFIMDWAMSKVGLNGKSFLPFLSSYACAIPGVMAARTIDSPKDRLITILIAPLASCSARLPVYSLLIGVLFPVGKVGALTQAGIMLGLYALGTLGAFFFAWVFNKCVMKGVASPMILEMPSYKMPALKSILLQVWQRARMFLVRAGTIIMGISILIWAASTYPKSASEDKALQLENSFAGRAGKLIEPAIAPLGYDWKIGIGLIGSFAAREVFNSTMGVVYAVESEDDDNLAPLRDKLAAERRPDGRAVYTPLVCISLLVFYVFAMQCVSTIAIVKRETGSWKWALFLLGYMTGTAYVLSLLIFQIGTALGY; via the coding sequence ATGAGCCAGGCCAAGTCTGAACCACCTCTGATCGCCATCGTGGGAAACCCGAACTCCGGGAAAACCACGCTTTTCAACCTGCTGACCGGGCTGAAGCAAAAAGTGGCCAACTACCCTGGCGTGACCGTCGAAAGAAAGATCGGCGAGTGCTACAGCCAGCACGGCAAAAAGCTGCGCCTGATCGACCTGCCGGGCGCTTATAGCCTGAACGCCCGCTCCCCAGACGAGGCGGTGCTGCGTGACGTGCTGCTGGGCCGCCGGGAGGACACTCCGAGGCCTGACCGCGTGGTGTGTGTGGTGGACTCCGCCAATCTGGAGCGCAATCTCTACCTCGTGAGCCAGGTGCTGGAGCTCGGACTGCCGACGATTCTGGTGCTCAACATGATGGATGTGGCCGCACAGCGGGAGTGGCGCATCGATGCCGCCAAATTGTCCGAACTGCTCGGCGTGGTGGTGGTGCAGACCCAGGCGGTGTCCGGCAAGGGGCTGATCGAGCTCAAGCTGGCTCTGAGTCGCGAAGACCTGTCCCTGCCAAAGTGGCAAAGCGCCAGCCTGCCAGATGGCGTGCGTGCGGCGCTGGAGCAGAGCCGTGGGCCGCTGTGCCAGACCGGAGCCATTCATAGCCGTGCCTCGTTGCTGGAACCGCTTTACCTGCTCTCTGATCAGGACCCGACGCATTATGGCATCGCCGATACCCAGATTCGAAGGATTCAAGAACTGCGTAGCCAGATGGAGAGCAGCTTTCCGGGCTGGGAAGACGAGCTGGTGGCCGAGCGCTACCGCAGCATCGAGCAGCTTTGCGCCCAGGTGCTGAAGAGACCAGATCAGGAGATCGAGACGATCACCACGAAAATCGACCGTGTTTTGCTGCATCCAGTGCTCGGGTTCGTGAATTTGATGCTCGTGCTGGGGCTGCTTTTCTTTCTCATTTTCAAGGTGGCCGAGGGGCCGATGGGGTGGATCGAGGCCGGATTTGGTTGGCTGGGGACCTACGTGGAAGGGCTGATGTCCGCCGGTGATCTGCGGGATCTCATTGTCAACGGAGTCGTGCCCGGAGTGGGCGGCGTGGTCATCTTCCTGCCGCAGATTTTGATTCTGTTTTTCTTCATCGGAATCATGGAAGACACGGGCTACATGTCGCGCCTAGCCTTCATCATGGACTGGGCCATGAGCAAGGTGGGGCTCAACGGCAAATCCTTCCTGCCCTTCCTCAGCTCCTATGCCTGTGCGATTCCTGGAGTCATGGCGGCGCGTACCATCGACAGTCCCAAGGACCGGCTGATTACCATCCTCATCGCGCCGCTGGCATCGTGCTCGGCGCGTCTGCCAGTTTACTCGCTGCTCATTGGGGTGCTTTTCCCAGTGGGCAAGGTGGGGGCTCTGACGCAGGCGGGAATCATGCTGGGGCTGTATGCTCTTGGCACTCTCGGGGCCTTCTTCTTTGCGTGGGTGTTCAACAAGTGTGTCATGAAAGGAGTGGCCAGCCCCATGATTCTGGAGATGCCCTCCTACAAGATGCCTGCGCTGAAATCCATCCTGCTGCAGGTATGGCAGCGGGCGCGCATGTTCCTGGTGCGTGCCGGCACGATCATCATGGGCATTTCCATTTTGATCTGGGCGGCCTCCACCTATCCGAAAAGCGCCAGCGAGGACAAGGCGCTGCAGCTGGAAAACAGCTTTGCAGGCCGGGCTGGCAAGCTGATCGAGCCCGCCATCGCGCCGCTTGGCTACGACTGGAAGATCGGCATCGGGCTCATCGGCAGCTTTGCCGCACGCGAGGTGTTCAATTCCACCATGGGCGTGGTTTATGCCGTGGAAAGTGAGGATGATGACAACCTGGCCCCGCTGCGCGACAAGCTGGCCGCTGAGCGCCGGCCCGATGGCAGGGCGGTTTACACACCGCTCGTGTGCATCAGCCTGCTGGTGTTTTATGTCTTTGCCATGCAGTGCGTCAGCACCATCGCCATCGTGAAAAGGGAAACCGGCAGCTGGAAATGGGCTCTTTTTCTGCTCGGATACATGACCGGAACGGCGTATGTACTGAGTCTGCTGATCTTCCAGATCGGGACCGCACTAGGCTACTAA
- a CDS encoding FeoA family protein, translating to MHATTLADLPVGSDAIVKEMPTGRSCLTRLREMGIVPGTRVRVTRRAPLGEPIEICVRGSHLSMRNHEAAFIAIAPAAA from the coding sequence ATGCACGCCACCACCCTTGCTGACTTACCCGTTGGCTCAGACGCCATCGTCAAGGAAATGCCTACTGGGCGCTCCTGCCTCACACGACTGCGCGAGATGGGCATCGTGCCAGGCACCCGAGTGCGGGTGACCCGCCGTGCGCCGCTGGGCGAGCCGATTGAAATCTGCGTTCGCGGCTCCCACCTTTCCATGCGCAACCATGAGGCGGCTTTCATCGCCATCGCTCCCGCCGCCGCATGA